The segment GGCCAAGGGCGTGACGGTGTTTACCGGCACGCGCGTGGAGTCCATCGCCCAGGGCAAGGACAAGACGCTGGACGTGAAACTGTCCAACGGCAAGACGCTCAACGTGGACCTGGTCATCAGCGCCACCGGCGTGAAACCGGCGATCGGTTTCCTGGAGAAGACGGGCGTGAAGTGCCTGCAGGGTGTGCTGACCGACGAGCACATGCAGAGCAACGTGCCGGGCATCTACGCCGCGGGTGACTGCGCCGAGGCCTTTGACAAGGTCAGCGGCACCACGGTGGTGAGTGCCATCCAGCCCAATGCGGCCGAGCAGGCGCGGGTGGCTGCACTCAATATGGCGCTGCAGAACCGGCCGGGCAAGCGCGCCGTGCTGCGCGGCGTCACGCAGATCAACGTGCTGGACACCTTGGGCCTGATCTCCACCAGCTTCGGCAACTGGCAGGGCGCCCCCGGCGGCCAGCACGCCGAGCTGACCGATGCGCCGGCCTGGCGCCACCTGAGCCTGCAGTTCCAGGGCGACGTGCTGGTGGGCTGCAACAGCGTGGGCTGGACCGAACACGTGGGTGTGATGCGCGGCCTGGTCGAAGGCCAGGTGAAGCTCGGCGGCTGGAAGGACGAACTGCTCAAGGACCCCACGCAGCTGGTGCCGGCGTATCTCGCCTGCGCGCAGGCGCAGGGCCACTGGAGCGGGGCGGACGATGCGCGTCGGCGGGCATGACCGTCGATAATTGCTGGTGATGAAGATCACCTTCAAGCTCTTCGCTTCGCTGACCGACTACCTGCCGCCGCAGGCGCGCGGCGACAACCAGATCGCCGTAGACGTGACGCCCGGCGCCACCATCACGCAGGTGATCGAACCCTATGGCCTGCCGCACAAGCTGGTGCACCTGGTGCTGGTCAACGGCGTGTACATCCCGCCCGAGCAGCGGACCACGCGCGCGCTGGTCGAAGGCGACGTGCTGGCGATCTGGCCGCCGATTGCGGGTGGCTAGTTTCTTCCGTTCGGGCTGAGCCCGGCCAAGCCCAACATCCCTCGTGCAATCCTTCTACCCCGAGACCTTCGAGCGCGACATGGCCTGCACCGAGGCCGAGTGGCTCTTGTGGCTGCCGCGTGCGGTGGGGGCACATCCCTATCAAGTCACCGGCTCGCAGGCGCAGGTGAGTCTGGGGGCCGGTCGCCTGCAACTGGCCTGGCGCGTGGAGCCCCCGCGGGTGATCGCCCTGATGCGCCTGCCGCGTCTGGCGCTGCGTTTTGCCTTCAGCGGGGTGAGTGAGGAGCAGCGC is part of the Rhodoferax sp. BAB1 genome and harbors:
- a CDS encoding NAD(P)/FAD-dependent oxidoreductase; its protein translation is MVHHVILGAGPAGVIAAETLRRQAPDDRITLVGDEREAPYSRMAIPYLLMGNIGEEGTLLRKGARHYSDLRIEAVQARATAVDTQGRQVTLDNGASLAFDTLLIATGSNPVSAPIPGIDLPGVESCWTLADARAIQARAAKGARVLQMGAGFIGCIILEALAARGVALTVVEMGDRMVPRMMGPAAGGMIKQWVEAKGVTVFTGTRVESIAQGKDKTLDVKLSNGKTLNVDLVISATGVKPAIGFLEKTGVKCLQGVLTDEHMQSNVPGIYAAGDCAEAFDKVSGTTVVSAIQPNAAEQARVAALNMALQNRPGKRAVLRGVTQINVLDTLGLISTSFGNWQGAPGGQHAELTDAPAWRHLSLQFQGDVLVGCNSVGWTEHVGVMRGLVEGQVKLGGWKDELLKDPTQLVPAYLACAQAQGHWSGADDARRRA
- a CDS encoding MoaD/ThiS family protein — encoded protein: MKITFKLFASLTDYLPPQARGDNQIAVDVTPGATITQVIEPYGLPHKLVHLVLVNGVYIPPEQRTTRALVEGDVLAIWPPIAGG